One segment of Xanthomonas oryzae pv. oryzae DNA contains the following:
- a CDS encoding sigma-54-dependent transcriptional regulator, translating into MDRLSCAIIDDDVEFCDQVVELATDSGFCAKGIHTLGEASRWLDSNFPDLLVVDVGLPDGSGFDLIERLDPDHTPQIVVVSGDYARETQGRAQQFGVSEFLTKPFAPERLERVLGGLREAQQGNLGIVGKSDSIVMLRKDIVRVAPTDLNVLVTGETGTGKDLVARAIHRVSGRSGRFVPVNCGAIPEELLASQLFGHERGSFTGADRRHAGFLEQAAGGTLFLDEIGEMPKRLQVYLLRAIESRSFMRVGGNEEIVLDARVVAATHQHVQREQAVLREDLFYRLNEYPIQVPPLRERRGDARLLGLRVIDELNVKYGKRKLPTKSLLRYLACHVWPGNVRELRSFIHYLYLRSDGDLLSAPDVEQAVPQADEDGLLIPAGWTMRQAEDAMIESALARTRFNKKAAARELGISVRTLHNRLSDKDA; encoded by the coding sequence ATGGACCGTCTTTCCTGCGCCATCATCGACGACGACGTGGAGTTCTGCGATCAGGTGGTTGAACTTGCCACCGATAGCGGCTTCTGTGCCAAGGGCATCCACACCCTTGGCGAAGCCAGCCGCTGGCTGGACAGTAACTTTCCCGACCTGTTGGTGGTGGATGTTGGCCTGCCAGACGGCAGCGGTTTCGATCTGATCGAACGGCTCGACCCGGATCACACTCCACAGATCGTCGTGGTGTCGGGCGATTACGCGCGTGAAACCCAGGGCCGTGCGCAGCAGTTCGGGGTCAGCGAATTCTTGACCAAGCCATTTGCGCCGGAACGCCTGGAGCGTGTGCTTGGCGGACTGCGCGAAGCGCAACAAGGCAACCTGGGCATCGTTGGCAAAAGCGACAGCATCGTGATGCTGCGCAAGGACATCGTGCGCGTCGCGCCGACCGATCTGAATGTGTTGGTCACCGGCGAAACCGGCACCGGCAAGGATCTGGTCGCGCGCGCCATCCATCGCGTGTCCGGCCGCAGCGGCCGCTTCGTGCCGGTCAACTGCGGCGCCATTCCAGAGGAGTTGCTGGCCAGCCAGTTGTTCGGCCACGAGCGCGGCAGCTTCACCGGTGCCGACCGTCGGCACGCCGGGTTCCTGGAGCAGGCGGCAGGCGGCACGCTGTTCCTGGACGAAATTGGCGAAATGCCAAAGCGGTTGCAGGTGTATCTGCTGCGGGCGATCGAATCGCGCAGTTTCATGCGCGTGGGCGGCAACGAAGAAATCGTACTGGACGCGCGCGTGGTGGCAGCGACGCATCAGCATGTGCAGCGCGAGCAGGCGGTGCTGCGCGAAGACCTGTTCTACCGTCTCAACGAATACCCGATTCAGGTGCCGCCGTTGCGCGAGCGCCGTGGCGATGCGCGCCTGCTCGGGCTGCGCGTGATCGACGAGCTCAACGTCAAGTATGGCAAACGCAAGTTGCCGACCAAGTCGCTGCTGCGTTATCTGGCGTGCCACGTCTGGCCGGGCAACGTGCGCGAGTTGCGCTCGTTTATCCACTATCTGTATCTGCGTTCCGATGGCGATCTGTTGAGCGCACCGGATGTGGAGCAGGCCGTACCGCAGGCCGACGAAGACGGCTTGCTGATTCCTGCTGGCTGGACCATGCGCCAGGCCGAAGACGCCATGATCGAATCGGCACTGGCACGCACGCGCTTCAACAAGAAGGCCGCGGCGCGTGAACTGGGTATCAGCGTGCGCACCCTGCACAACCGGCTCAGCGACAAGGATGCGTAG
- a CDS encoding response regulator, with the protein MHETALTGRRILVVEDDLLLAESLNDLLVEAGVRVLGPVGNVPDARSLVASGQAIDGALLDVNVRGHAVFPVADALMERGVPFSFCSGYDRYTLPARFAHLSYCMKPYNPRTITTLLSHQTEPANH; encoded by the coding sequence ATGCATGAGACTGCACTCACCGGCCGCCGCATTCTTGTGGTCGAGGACGATTTGTTGCTGGCCGAATCGCTCAACGACTTGCTGGTGGAAGCCGGCGTCCGCGTGCTGGGACCCGTGGGCAATGTGCCCGATGCGCGCTCGCTGGTGGCATCCGGTCAGGCCATCGATGGCGCGTTGCTGGATGTCAATGTGCGCGGACACGCCGTGTTTCCGGTCGCCGATGCGTTGATGGAGCGCGGCGTGCCGTTTTCGTTCTGCTCCGGCTACGACCGCTACACCTTGCCGGCCCGCTTTGCGCATCTGTCCTACTGCATGAAGCCCTACAATCCACGCACGATCACCACCTTGCTCAGCCACCAGACCGAGCCGGCCAATCACTGA